The nucleotide sequence tagctagttgggtttcgaggtgtgatgtgtgtcagctagtgaaggctgagcatcaggttcctggcggtttactgaagagtttacccattcctgagtggaagtgggatatgatcaccatggattttgtggtaggattgccagtgtcacggacctttgatgctatttgggtcattgtggaccggttgactaagtcagcacattttctcgccattaagaagactgatggagcagcggtcttggctaagaagtatgtgagagagatagtcagattgcatggggtgctagcgagcattgtgtctgacagagattctaagttcacttcagtgttctggaaggcatttcaaacagagatgggcactaaggggcatatgagtacagcttatcacccccagacagatggacagtctgagaggacgatccagacgctggaggatttgctgaggatgtgtgtgttggattggggtggccattgggcagatcacctgaacctggtagagtttgcttacaacaacagttatcaggcgagtattaagatggctccttatgaggctttgtatgggagaccatgtcgtacaccattatgctggactcaggtgggggagaggagcatgtttggtgctagttttgttcaggagacctcagagaagattcgggttctcaagctgaacatgaaggaggctcaggataggcagaggagttatgctgataggaggaggagagatcttgagtttcaggtaggagacagagtgtacctcaagatggccatgttgcaaggtccgaacaggtcattgtcagagactaagttgagtccgaggtatatgggtccattcagagtgattgagcgggttggaccagtggcatatagattggagttacctgaggtgatgcgtgcattccataaggttttccatgtgtctatgttgcggaagtgtctccgtgagggagaggaggtgttggctaagattcctgaggatcttcagcctaacatgactttggaggcgagaccagtgagggttctcgagaggaggatcaaggaacttcggaagaagaagattcctttgatgagagtcctgtgggactgtgatggtgttgaggagcagacttgggagcctgaggcaaagatgaaggcaaggttcaagaagtggtatgagaagcaagccgcgacttgagcttgtttagcctggtcccatctgtaatccgtggctggagcgggaatggagtattccagcccatctctcttgttactcggtcgcttggggtggttggttgtgcgactcagtaacaagatgaggtggtgtttggggtacaaagtttccgtgaggcggggttgtgaagagaagtttccaaaagtggaaagtttccaaaaatggaaagtgctaaatatggaaagttttacgggagttagaatttgtccattttagcggtgggaaGCCTCGGAGGGgctttgtggcctttgtggcggactttcgagtcagggtgcatgtgtgtggcggtctttttagacagtgtgtgtggccttagtggcgggcttttagccaattgtgtggcctttgtggcgggcttttagccaattgttggcctttgtggcgggctgtttagccagagtgtctttgtgacggtccttcgggacagatggtctttgtgacggtccttcgggacagacggtctttgtgacggtcctttggggacgagtggccttggtggcggtcctttttaggacatttttttggccttggtggcggtcctcgtGAGGAtattttgttggcctttgtggcggcccttgtggcgtgtatatgatccttgtgtggtcatggggtatcccggtgaggggatatgtggttggtaggacattgagatgtttttacgcgagccacgggaaggaaacctggatagggataggactcagacgtgttcagaatcgtttgctcgcgactcttgggggacttaggttctcctagtactgccatattcagagactttgtggctcgggagtatggttggtatatcgacttcggatgacgatccggggacgcgctgtagggtggcaacccgagagacgagtttggacttctccttatatatattatggcatgcggatcttggcccgatgaggagccaataaaaactcatgctttaggcctatgagtaaaggaaagttcaaaagtcgagagaaaatgacgcctggagcgtgagtctatcgcctagaggtgaccttctgtagatcagtcggaggagtgcgggccgtggagacggttgcacgggagtccttggttGATGGTTGttcgggattcgaggacgaatccagtttggtgggggagaattgtaacacccgcgaaccggaatcccggtttagggtgtgcatcgatcgatgcagtagtagcatcggtcgatgctggttcaattctctgcgttttgacttaagtcaaacgctgcgttttggtcAGAAAAGAAAGGGAAAACCCTTAGGGTCGTggcttttgtctcattagacgtgtgtggccgtttttgagagaaaagagaagggagaaagagtTATTGAgggttcttggtgatttcttgagatttgaggcgtttcttgatgagatctgtagctgggatcattgtaggagcttcctagaggcttgttcttgtttgtttgaggcttagttcttctgtggcaaaggtaagtgcatgaccatggcttatctaaactagaggattctttaatctgcttgttgtgtgatgttaggcttgttagatcgttgctagggacgttaggaagctttcttgtggcttaggatcgagttttgtggttgtaggaatgaAGATCCGGCGAGTAGCTTcagggaaatcacggtgctcgacgttgtgtcgatcgatgcatatcttgcatcggtcgatgcaagtgcgaggacggcgcgtaaaactctagggttttcgtgttacgtcaagcatgcgtcggtcgatgcagactgggtatcggtcgatgcaagttacacttgcatcggtcgatgcagcttctgtgtcgaccgatgcttccccatttggcatcggtcgatgcatgtgtggcgtcggtcgatgctaagtcctggtttgttattcgttgttgttgattgttgtgtgatggtgattgatactctattgcttgtgtgtatagcccagtagatgggaggattgccttactgagtgtttataaaatactcatgcattgcaatatgtgtttgtggtgcaggtaaaggcaaagtgtgatcgtggaatccaggcaatgaagaggaggatgttctagggactcggtttgatgttgtctggcattgctaggttgctagaattgggacattagaacattgttaggttgctggttctttgattcttgatgtttggatattgtttatgttggagttatggttatattttattattggattattattggatattagaTGGTTattttccgctgttgaatgtgttgtggttaggtggctagtgggtatgggaccactagttgtagtttattttactatattatatttattatttatttattaaaaaaaaaaaaaaggtcggtcgtttcagctactactacaaacaaatggtcaaatttgtcttcttcatttAGCTAAACGATGGACAATATGGTTTATGAATGTTATCATCCTTTAATAATGACCTATATTTCCAATGTAAGAGttctttacaagttttttttattcaaatgttATGTCAGTGTGTCCAATCTCaaacaattgaaaatacaaCGAAATTGGAAACaacttattaaaaacaatagcGCAGCATTCCAACATAAGTCAACAGATATTACGAACAACTATGAACACGAGGATAAAGATATTAGCAAAATGGTGTTTATCTATAAGATATAAAATTGTTATGCACAAAGAACAACTTCAAAGAAAAATACAGTAAACAAAAGCAAGGTCGCAAAAGTACAAAAGGGAAGACCAATCAAAACAggagaattaagaaaaataaaacatgatgaAGGTAACGAAACTAAAACAAAGTAAACCTAATTTGGCACCTGTTGACACATCTAtcaccaaactaaaaaaaaaaaaaggtaagagatACAGACACTAACAAACCATAAAAGAGACGctaaaaaaagattagtaaatGAAATCGAGCAAAAGCCAAGGCTCCCTGTAGCAAAAAACAGCAGAACCAGTAGTATTTCAGAATCAATGCATACGCAAACAGAAATCCACAAAAAACGACAAAAAGAGCAAATCAGAGTAAATCCACAAAAAAACGACAAAAAGAGCAAATCAGAgtaaattaaaaaccttataaaaaattactaacttaTAAACTTTGTAACACAATCACAAAAAAGACAAACGGATAAcaggaacaaaaaaacaattacatccaGAAATCAACTTATACATCATAATCTACAACTATGCAATTTAAATAACTGAATAACAAAAGCAAATTTAAACTAAACAcaactaatataaaataaaaatgtaaaactacATAGTAGATTATACTTAATGCAAAAAAGCAAGCAATAAAGCCaaaatgacaattaaaaaaaacattaaaaaatagcaaccaaaatataaagagaaaataacaaaacacttTATaaatatccacaaaaaaaacacatatcacACTCTAATCAAACTCCCCCGCTAAGCACAGGTCAAATACTAGGCAATGacaaaatgagaaataataatacattaatcCAACAAACACTAGGCAATGACAAAAGgacaaataataatacattaatctaacaactacaacaaaacaacaactttaggtacacaatgttaacttctcatcataattatttaaaaacatttaaaaaacacagaagatgatctcaaattttaaaaagaaataaaatacactaaattatacttactgcaaaacttatttttttaaaaaattatccaacaaacaacataagcaaccaaataaaatacaaaaatagacataagatgaatttacataaccaaaaaataatacacACAACAAAACCCCAAATAAACTTTCATCTAACTCCTGCGCGTAGCGCGGGTCAATTGCTAgtattacataaaagtaggtttattactagactaacacgttgagattttcgacttactagaataacacataaaagtttacaaattaaTTCTATGCCtgagttgtgtattttattaCGTTTTATGtcatttctaattaaatttggttGGAAAAAGACCAGATTAATTCTTTCTAATTGATTCATCTTTCTTCGACAAAAAATCATAGCATCCAAACATAAGAAATCATATTCTTGTTACAGATCTAGAggtgaattttttaaaaaaatccaaaaaactcATCTATGCTTAAATTGATTCATTAGGTGTTTTTGGACAGATTTGTTCAGTGActagattttggtttataagAATGAATAATAAGCAGAgacactcttctcttcttcaccacctgaaagagagacaaaaaaaaaaaaaaaaaaagagggtttGTTCTAATGTCGACGGAGAGCAAACATGCCCTAACTCGGTCCGTTTCGGTTCATGGCTCCATTGAGATCCACGCCGATTCGATTATCTCATCGCTCCCAGATTCCTCTCTGATCTCCCTTAGCATCGAGTCCTCGACAAAGCTCTTGCCTCCGCTTCCGGTGATGAATCCGTTTAAGATCGTCTCGTCGACTCCTACAAATCAGaggttattttattttttgccttcttcttcgtctGAATCTATTAATcgctttgatttgatttttaaaagtttgtatttttgattgatttattggtttcttcttttttgtatgAAACATGTTTTTACTATTCCAACGACAATCTGATGATTCTACTGATGGATCATCCATAAAACGGATGACATAAACTCAGGAAAATTGAGCTTAAATATTTATTCAATGGTAGGCTACAAACGTCGCATTGAGTTCTAGATTCAGTTTTGTCATCTGATAGTGTTTGGAGAGTTTATGTTGAAAGTTTTTTTGAACCTAGAGATCATCTTGAATATATTACTTTACAAAAATGTTCTTGTGATAGTGAAGCTTAGATGTTTATAAACTAGTTTATGCATATTCTatgcgtctctctctctctctcgttactGTGTTTGTTTACTCTGCTTTTGCTTCTTTGCTAGAGCTTATTTGAAATTTGGGATTGATAAAAAGGTTGTTTCCTTGTTATATCTCTTTACTTTCTTAAAGTGGTGTTTGCatttatactatttatatgATTTAGAAAGTGGCTTTGGTTTACTTACAATATTAAGCTACAGCAAATGGCATCTGTAAGTtgttcttttggattttttttttaacttttttatttgatgtttacaGGCGATGCAGACCCCATTCCGTGGCTATCTTCAGGACATGCTGGCTCTTGTAAGTCTCTTTTTGATGAAATTATCTCTAAATCAATTAGTGTCATTTGAGCATCTTCTATTCCTCCTTGCACTATGACTTGACATGCATGCTCGTTTGATATCAATATGTTGCAGACCGCgaaacaatgattaaaaccatcATCGTCTttatcatcatcactgtcttCATGTTGTGCTTTGCAGGTTGAGAGGGAAAGTAAGGAACGAGAGGCCTTGGGAGCTCTACCACTATACCAGCGCACACTCCCATAAGCATTCTTTTTTCCTCCTTTTCTTGTGGTCAACGCTGCTTCTCTGCATAAATATCGAAATGGATAACATTTACTATCATTTGGTACTCAGTTTTTGAACAAAGCTGTTTCTTACTTGAAAAAGCATAAATCTGTGATAGTTCTCCTAAATGGATATGTTGCTAAGTTACATTTTCCGCGTTTGCTGGCTTGAATAAAATCGAGGACGCAACTCAAGTCTGAGATTGATGCTGCTACTGCTGAACTCGAGAATAGATTTCCCCAACTTATCGAGGTGGGTTGAGGAACTAGTTAATTTTTCGAGTCACTTACATTGTTAGTTTGAGATATGAACTCTTCCAACATTATCTGCAGGTTGGATCAGAAGTTTACTTCCTCCTTGTCTGACAAAAGATCATCGAATTAGTACGGGTATTCTTTAATCCTTATATATTTACTACTACCCATCAGATCCATGGTTGTATGTCTCTAATTAAATTGCCCTCTGCAGAAATGAGCAAGAGCAGAAGCTAACACATATGCAAAGGAGAAGAACTTAAAGAACTTGAGAGAttcatatcaattaaaaaaccTTTTCGATGTTAGTACTGTGATTCTTCAAACCTTTGGTTAGGATTTTTTCTGTTTCAGGGCTGCAGGGCTGcaatttctaaattttgatgGGATTTGATAAGCTATTCAACATTTTGCCGCTTGGATTCGAATAGTTTACTCAAAAGGTGTATACTTTGATGTAAAAGCAATCATCTTTACGATATATTGATCTCCTAGCTGATCTCTTTAATTactcttgattttgatttttttggaggAGATTGAATTGTATACTTCTTTGAAGCTAAAAAGTGTCAGTTTTTACTGAACGCCGATTGTTTTCATGATACACAAAGGAAAGAAGTAGTATTGTGGTGATTGGGCTTAGTTGATGAACAACCAATGCCTCAGGATACACAAATAGCTTTGATGAAAGACATAGTTGATGAACATTTCAGCAACTAATATGTCTTTTTATGATTCAGGGACTAATCGAGTTGAGGATTTGTTTGGTAGAATGACTTTGGAAGAGAAGATTGGTCAGATGGTTCAGATTGATAGAAGTGTTGCCACTGTTAACATCATGAGAGATTACTTCATTGGTATGCAAAGAACTAATCTTCCTTGCAATTTCTTGTTTACTGTGTTCATTATTTCTTGTGTTCTTCTCTTCCATATTTTAGCTTGTTTAGATATAGAATGCATTTTTCCCGGTATTGAGTGTTCGGATATGtgaaacttgaaaataaaagaTGTCTCTTTGTTCTGTTGCAGGTAGTGTATTGAGTGGTGGTGGGAGTGCTCCACTTCCTGAGGCAACCGCTCAGAATTGGGTTGATATGATCAATGAGCATCAGAAGGGAGCTTTAGGGAGTCGTTTGGGGATTCCTATGATATATGGCATTGATGCGGTTCACGGGCATAACAATGTCTACAACGCTACTATCTTCCCTCACAATGTTGGTCTTGGAGCCACCAGGCAAGTTTTAGCTAAAAAGTTTATTTGGTTTTGCATGTTTCCCATCTCTATTTTTATGAACGCTatctatatttctttttctgatAGATTTTAGTTTCACAGGGATCCTGATCTGGTTAAGAGGATTGGAGCAGCTACTGCAGTCGAAGTCAGAGCCACTGGAATTCCATACACATTTGCTCCTTGCATTGCAGTAAAGTTTCTTTATTCTGGATCCTATAAGTTAATTACTTCATAGATTTTGTACTTTGGACATTTGTTAAAGTTGTTACTCACTCTCTTTTTGTAGGTTTGTAGAGATCCCAGATGGGGTAGGTGTTATGAGAGCTACAGCGAGGATCACAAAGCTGTGGAAGACATGACAGATGTCATACTTGGTTTACAAGGAGAGCCTCCTGCCAACTATAAGCATGGCATTCCATTTGTTGGTGGCAGGTAGAGCTTTTGCtaatttgtttatgttatatgaGCCTTTCATAAGTATGTTCTTCCGTTCATGTGTGTTGTTTTGTCAGGGATAAAGTTGCAGCATGTGCCAAGCAATACGTGGGAGATGGTGGGACAACCCGAGGAGTAAATGAGAACAACACGGTGACTGATTTACATGGTCTTCTTAGTGTTCACATGCCTGCTTATGCTGATGCAATATACAAAGGTGTTTCTACAGTGATGGTTTCATATTCGAGCTGGAATGGTGAGAAGATGCATACAAATACTGAGCTTATCACAGGGTATCTTAAGGGTACCCTAAAGTTTAAGGTCTGCCTACTTTTTTCCTCCTTAAATGACAACCACAACTTCAATGCACATACTCTGTGTTCTAGCAGTATTCTGAATGAATATTGCTCTTTCTCCATGTATTTTGTAGAGTCGTCAATAGAACCTTTTATCGAGCATATGTGAATTCTTAGGTCGAGGAGGTTATTTTGAGTTCTAATTCCAACCTATCATCTCTATGATATGTTCAGGGTTTTGTTATTTCAGATTGGCAAGGTGTTGATAAGATTTCAACACCACCGCATACGAACTACACAGCTTCTGTCCGAGCTGCAATTCAAGCTGGCATTGATATGGTTTGTGTTTTAAACTTCACAGACATCCCTGGAC is from Camelina sativa cultivar DH55 chromosome 20, Cs, whole genome shotgun sequence and encodes:
- the LOC104771252 gene encoding uncharacterized protein LOC104771252, which encodes MSTESKHALTRSVSVHGSIEIHADSIISSLPDSSLISLSIESSTKLLPPLPVMNPFKIVSSTPTNQRAMQTPFRGYLQDMLALVERESKEREALGALPLYQRTLP
- the LOC104772661 gene encoding lysosomal beta glucosidase-like codes for the protein MNISATNMSFYDSGTNRVEDLFGRMTLEEKIGQMVQIDRSVATVNIMRDYFIGSVLSGGGSAPLPEATAQNWVDMINEHQKGALGSRLGIPMIYGIDAVHGHNNVYNATIFPHNVGLGATRDPDLVKRIGAATAVEVRATGIPYTFAPCIAVCRDPRWGRCYESYSEDHKAVEDMTDVILGLQGEPPANYKHGIPFVGGRDKVAACAKQYVGDGGTTRGVNENNTVTDLHGLLSVHMPAYADAIYKGVSTVMVSYSSWNGEKMHTNTELITGYLKGTLKFKGFVISDWQGVDKISTPPHTNYTASVRAAIQAGIDMLMNISATNMSFYDSGTTLLGAVKSAVDQSTEVVFRKNPDAEFIKSNNFAYAIVAVGEPTYAETAGDSDKLTMLEPGPAIISSTCQAVKCVVVVISGRPVVMEPYVASIEALVAAWLPGTEGQGITDAFFGDHGFSGKLLVTWFRNTEQLPMSYGDSHYDPLFSYWSGLETESVESIVARSTSGSATSTKPCLITVLVSATICLFLFPRYHHQFQLPF